The following is a genomic window from Actinomycetota bacterium.
GAGGCTCCGCTCGCCGACCGTGATTCCTGAACGGGGATCGGTCGCCCCAGGCGGTCGAACAACAGCACGTTCTCCAGCGGGGTGCCGTCGGCTCCGTAGGGACAGATCTGGGATTGGGACGTATGCGAGATCTCCGGCGGTATCACGCGGAATTGACCAAACGCCCGTCCATACCCGGAACTTCGGCCCCCTTCATAGGCGGCCATGGCGACCACCACGACGACGCCCAATACGAGCACCCGGCGGACCCAAGGCCGTCTCGTCAGGCCTTGTATGGCGCCGCGGGCCCAGCGCACGGGCGGGGCGTCAGCGACTTTCCTGAACGCGCGGGTCGCGGCTCGTGGGCGGCGCAAACCCATCGCCTCCGCCGGCTCCCGTGCGGGAAGTCCGGCCGACGCCCGCAGCTCGGCCGCGTAGGAGGCCGGGGGGCCGAGGCGGTCCTGGAGGGTGCCTTCGCCCTCGGCCGCCACTTCACGCAGGTGCAGGCCGAGGTCCTCCAGAAGTCCCCCGCGCTCCTCCTCGCCCAGGTCGGCGAGCTCAGACTCCACAGCCTGCAGGTACTCCCGGACTTCGCTGTCCATCGTCATGTTCATGCCGCCTCCCGTCCCAGGCCGAGCAGGCCGTCCATCGCGCCGGTGAAGCCGAGCCACTGCTTGGTCGCGTCCGCGAGCAGCCGGCGTCCGGACTCGTTGAGGCCGTAGTACTTGCGGTGCGGTCCTTCTTCGGACGGCACCACGTACGACGTCAGCCGGCCCTGCTGGAACAGCCGGCGCAGCGTGCCGTAGACGGAGGCGTCGCCTACCTCCTCGAGCCCCGCTGCACGCAGCCTCCGGACGACGTCGTAGCCGTAGCCGTCCTCCTTGGAAAGCACGGACAGGACGGCAAGGTCAAGGACTCCCTTCAGCAGCTGGCTCTTGTCCACGGGCGCTCCCCCAGATCGCGTACTAGTGTGTATAGCACATTAGTACGAGCTACGCGACCACGCCGGCATCCGACGCCAGCGTTGCGGCCTCCGGCAGGGACATCGACTCGCCCTGACTCCAGGCGGCCTCGAACTCGTCGGCTCCCAGCGCGTCGCGAACCTGTGCTTCGGCCCGCCCGGCCTCCACGCGCTCCTCGGCAGG
Proteins encoded in this region:
- a CDS encoding RodZ domain-containing protein, with translation MNMTMDSEVREYLQAVESELADLGEEERGGLLEDLGLHLREVAAEGEGTLQDRLGPPASYAAELRASAGLPAREPAEAMGLRRPRAATRAFRKVADAPPVRWARGAIQGLTRRPWVRRVLVLGVVVVVAMAAYEGGRSSGYGRAFGQFRVIPPEISHTSQSQICPYGADGTPLENVLLFDRLGRPIPVQESRSASGASGQSNSYPRPPVTSMSGEVTTRACQKLASLEISASEAAWVSVDAIATPHTGSPYATESRIFTSTLQPGETKTFHGPRLSVVIGNAGGVRLKVNGVDAGTLGTSGQVFRAVYSATSTAAMGDTPPDGSSGIRAPRPAPMQPDPVGPPQ
- a CDS encoding PadR family transcriptional regulator, with the protein product MDKSQLLKGVLDLAVLSVLSKEDGYGYDVVRRLRAAGLEEVGDASVYGTLRRLFQQGRLTSYVVPSEEGPHRKYYGLNESGRRLLADATKQWLGFTGAMDGLLGLGREAA